The following DNA comes from Ascaphus truei isolate aAscTru1 chromosome 1, aAscTru1.hap1, whole genome shotgun sequence.
CACAGGCTCCCCAagcgcggaggcttaggcctcttgtgagcctaacaggtagcaccatacCACCCATAACACGTATATCGCtctgaggaggagggaagggtctTACATATACATGTTCCATAATAACCTTCAAGGAGTTTTACAGTGAGCAGGTTAAAGTACAGTGTGTTTCTTTGGCAGGTTATTAAATGCAAGGCGGCAGTGGCCTGGGAAGCAGGCAAGCCTTTTTCAATAGAGGAAGTGGAAGTCGCACCCCCAAGGGATCATGAAGTCCGTATAAAGGTAAGAAATAATAATTTCTGCACTGTCTGAAGAAGTAGCTCAGTGGGGATTAGAGATGGATGATTTTTTTTGGCGAATTTGAATCCGCGCGCATcagttggttcctttggtccgtggatttcagcggatcaatgtaaAAAAGGGGATTCACTTTTGcggatgttattattattattattattattattaccaatacactccacagATTCCGCaaaccgtggacggatttgtagaatccaatctgcagaaTCAGtcattcttaagaatccgccaacgtgTTGCTGAATCcggggattggattctacaaatccgtccgcaGGTtctatccaatggcagtttttgatgACTCCACgtggattgaaaccgcccaaaacGGTTTGCGGGTTTTACACCGCTAAACAGATTTTGAGGGTAACATCGCTGAAAATCTGGGAAAACGGATTTGGggagattcacccatctctagtggtGATGTCACTGCTTTTGAAGCAAGTTACTGATGCGGCCGGGCTGAATCTAATGTTCgccgggtgcatagcgggctagccgcgggtctgaTCTCCGTTTATAAACGgagctaatggcgcttactattgaaagcgcccgaggcgcgggaaaaacgGCCGGGTTTCGGCCGAAGACAGCCGCGTGCCGCCCgcagctatttttaaactgcgggggcagccgcattagactCAGCTCGGTCGCAACAGTACATGATTTTAGGGAAGTTACTTCATCTCTTTGCATGAGTCTCAGAGACCAAAATTGGATTTTTAGCTCTAAAGCAGGGAATTGTTGCaaaaaattgtattattattcTTTTAAGCAGCGTATTTTTTCAAGAAATAAGGTGAGGAAACACTGATGGGACCGGGAGTGGAAATTATTCTTCAACGTGCAcaataatatattcatataatcaCATTTCAAAATCTATCtataatttttgtaaataataatgattacattctaattttataaaacatataacaattaatttttttatttagattatgacaataatgttttaaaatatatttatttatttgtttataaaatattttaccaggaagtaatacattgagagttacctctcgttttcaagtatgtcctgggcacagagtaaaacaaataatacatgtttacaaatacagttacataaatgaacaaggtatacattatatacaagacattgcgtgcatagttaaagaaaatatatattatgggcgtatgaaacagttacagaccagattaaagtgtgagacagccttagatttgaaagaacttaaactggtggtggatgtgagagtctctggtaggttgttccagttttggggtgcacggtaggagaaggagaaacgtccggatactttgttgagccttgggaccatgaacagtcttttggagtctgatctcaggtgataggtgctgcatgtggtaggggtgaggagcttgttcagatagctgggtagcttgcccacgaagaatttaaaggtaagacatgaaaggtgaactttgcgcctagactctagtgatgaccaatctagttctttgagcatttcgcagtgatgtgtgttgtggttgcattggaaaacaaaacgacaaattgaattgtagagggtgtcaagtttgccaaggtgggtttgaggtgctgagccatatactatgtctccatagtcaataattggcattagcatctgctgtgcgatacgctttctgaccaggagacttagggaggatttgttcctgtaaagtacccctggtttggcataggtcttggttgtcagggtatcaatgtgcatcccgaatgttaagtgggagtcaaaccataagcccaggtatttaaaactagtgacaggggttagggtggtgttagcattggttctagtcaggagctcagtcactggaagctttaaaaatttagtcttggtcccaaacaccattgttacagtcttgtcagtgtttaaaaacagtttgttttgggaaatccagtttacgagtctcaaaaagtcagactgaagtactgtatgtgttgaaggtcagagaggctatggctgtgtgcatataggattgtgtcatctgcatacatgtgtattgaggcttccttacaagctgtgggaagatcattaatgaacactgagaagagtaggggccccagaacagagccttgcgggacaccacaggtgatatccagggggttggagttagagcctgagatggacacatgttgggatcttcctgataggtggGAATGAAACCATATACCATGTGGTCGATGAAAAAAAGTACGGGAACTGCGTTCCACCTCGTTCTTCCTGAATAAAAAATCCCTGCCTATAAGTGTAGCGTTGTTAAATCACAGGGTAGGTCAATTGAATGTACTGCAAGCACTTTTTTATAAGTTGCTCAAGAAAATCACTGGCCTACCTCCCATACCAAGGATGAACCTGGCTTGGGAAATCAGTGACAAGAACTGTATGTCAAATGTAAAACTACAGTGAGCACAGTTGTGTGGTTGGTATGATTATATATAATTTGTTTATTTAAGTATTACATTCTGCTTCCAATTCAAAAGGTTCTGACACCTGAAATCTTCTTCGAATTTACTCCATCAATTGTATAGTaaatacagtacgtacagtattctCATGTTGTGTGCTTCAGTTTATACCACTCTGTGCTACCCTGAATTACAGCATATTTACTCCTTTGAAGTGTTTTCTAATACTTGACATGCTATTTGTTTTTAGATTGTTGCCACAGGAGTCTGTCGTACAGATGCCCATGCTGTAAGCACTCATTTTACAGAAGGCCTTTTTCCGGTGATCCTTGGCCATGAAGGAGCTGGTATTGTGGAGAGTGTTGGACCAGGAGTTACTAAAGTTAAACCAGGTATAAAAACAGTGTTTTTAACAATGACTAACAGTATGCTATAAGTGACTTTCTCGTCTTTATTGAATTACTGAATCAGTAGAACTGCTTTGATTGATGATAATACAGTATGTATCCTAAAATGCTGCGTTACTAGTATAGTGCACTAGATACTGTATGTAGTTATGCTATGTTTCAGATGTTGTCTGAGAACCCTTAGCATGGGCAGCAGAAAAAGCATGTTACATCAAGGCCAATCTACTTGCTCACCAATGATACTACATTAATTGGTAAATCGCAGCCTTAAAAGTAAAACTAAGCTTGGTTGATTAATATGTGAGACAGTCTAGGATCCCAGTGTTAGCCCATTCAAAAAAAAGCCTGCGCAAAAGTAATTAATGCCAACCAAGAGATTGGTATCTTTGGGGTGGAAAAGTGGGTTCCTCCAGTGATTTAAGCTTTTCAAAAATATTCTTTTCTCACAGTATTTGCCAATATCAAACACTTACTGTAGTTTGTGAAGAAGGATCCTGCTTTGCACTTGATTCAGAATTATGTAGGGAGAGCTACAGTAACTTATAAAACTGGGTACTAGCGGAGGAAATAAATTTGACGCAGTGTTTTGACTGGTTAAAGTGAAGATGTACGTCACTTTATAAAGATGCAGTTGTCTGATTTAGTGACGGTTTGGGATCAGATTGAAATATACTGCACATTGTTTTCAGAATACATTTGAAGAGGCATATCAGCATTTAGTAAACTACCTTGGTTTCATGTCATGCATAGTCCTAATGTCAATATGGACTCAGATACACCAAAGGTGTAGTACAGTATGCTTCATACAAAACATGACTAACATGCAGATTTTGTCTTCTACTGTAGGTGACAAAGTTATTCCTCTCTATATTCCACAATGTGGTGAATGCAAGTTCTGTTTGAGTCCCAAGACCAACCTATGTCAAAAGATTAGGTATGAACATACTATCTTGTTTAAGGCATCTAAATTTTGTAagttagtagaatcagagcaggatgtaatttctctctagaAGGACATGGATAGACTAGAAATTTGGGGCGGTATAATACAGATaataaagttatgcatttgggaaacaagaataaacaggcaacttacaaattaaaaaggaaaaaaataggagaaTTCTTGATAgagaatgatttaggagtgcttgtagaaagcaggcttagcaatagtgcccaatgtcatgcagtagctgcaaaggtaaataagatcttatcttgcattaaacagataatggatggaagggaactaCTGTAAACAAAATGATGTCCCTCtataaagcactagtaagaccacactttcaatatggagtacagtttcgggcaccactccataaaagagacattatgaaactagaaaaggggcagagaagagccaccaaattaataaaggggatggaaaatctgatttactGAATGAggagagaggctagctaatttagatttgtttacattagaaaagaggtgactaagaggggatatgataactatatacaaaaatattcgGAGACAATTCAAGGAGCTGTCCTAGGGCAGAAGAATTGACacagggtcataccttaaggttggaggaaaggagatttcaataacaaataaaggaaaaggttatttacagtaagtgcagttaaaatgtgtaattcattacccatggagactgtgatagaagatacaatagatatcttcaaaagaaggttggacatctttttagaaaggaaatgtatacagggatataccaaataagtaaacatgggaaggatgttgatccggggagaaatttgattgccaatatttggagtcaggaaggaatttatttttccccttatgagatatcattagatgatatttcactagggtttttgtttgcctaccatctaaatttagcataggttgaacttgatgggcatactgtatgtttttttttcaacctcatctactatgtaacttaaaAGAGACTCAAACATTTAACAAAGTCAATTGTGTTGCTCTTCCCATTTTATGAGTCTGATGTGAACTGCTACTTTATTCATATTTATTAGCATTAGTCTAGTAATACTACTTCCACATTTCAAAGTTATTTGCGTTACATTGTAAACTTGTGTGGTTATTTAAAATACTTATTAATTTTACAAAATTGGAAGAATCAAAAGGATGACCATCAACCAAAACAAAGTCAATAATAATGCTTCTTATTTGGCTAAAGGTGCCTGGGAGCACATAGTGGCTGCAGTACAAATTGCATCCTTAGGCCCAGATTTATAAAAGGGTGCTAGTGTAACTAAGCTTTCGCATGCCTTTACCCCCATAAACTACATGGtaaagtatacattatataccataagttatggtgggtgaaacagTGACAGAAATCCTCCACTGTACAGCGTACAGCCAATAAAaatctcacttgtgagcacattcagatgtctcagacaggtctgcaaccctggttttccccattatctcttagcatacagtgcttcgactgcagccatggattctgggtaatggcatgcaaatgggtacacaatgtgtcaccttttacttcatgtcgATTTTTTATGGTAAAGTACAAACTATTCAGAAACTCTCAGTTTTTGTCCTATTTTTACCCTTTAAAAAATACATTCTCAGCACTGACCCGTAGAATAGTCAAATGCAAGAGCTGGATGAAAAAGTAAAAGCAAATGGTGTATTTTTCTTAAACATTTTACGTGAAACGAAAAGTTCCCTGTTGGTATTTAAAAAATGTTAGACATTACATCCATTACTAATTATAATACAACTAACTAAAAACACAccattgcaaaacaaacaaagAAAGGGTCTGAAGCCTCAACATAAGGTGAGATCATACAGTAGTTCACCATCACCACAACATTTTACAAATCTTGACACTTATCTGCTATAATGCACACAGGTCACATCGCTTTTCAGAGCTGTCAGTGCTCATTGTGTAGTACACTGTGTCCGATCTAAAGTGGTAAATGAACCGTATGGTAAATAAACAGTACTTCATTTTTGATTGCTAATGTAGTCATCTAACGGAGTTCCTTGTGCTTTTTAAGATTATATTTTTATCTTATGTTAATGACGTTACAATACAGAGATCAACCTCCAATGTCATAGACTGTTGACAGAAAGATAGGTGCTATTTTCCCCGTAGAAGTCCATGGGATGAAGCTTGGGTGATACATACTTATTTTGGCATTTGTAATGctgattaaaaagaaaaacatgaaCAGGATGTTGTATATTTTTAtacttatattttatatttagagcACTTCAATGTTCTGTGTTGTcctaaaaaaaacacttttttggGGAGTGCACATTTTACCAAAGATAATATTGCATGACAATATGACTTATCCATTAGTACAAATTCTCAGAATCCTATCAATGATGTTAAACAAACGCAGTCTCCTGTATTTTGCATGTAATACTATGTTTTTTTCTTACAATGTGCTGTCAATGTACACAGTACATAGGATTTTGTAGGCACAATGAGACATACTGTTAAGCATGCAAACTAATTTTGGTGCTAAGGCAAAGGGAGGTAAAGCGACTTGCCAATGCCTTCCTTCAATCAGATTAGGCTGaacattttttttagggaagAGATACATTCTTTGATCTATATTCATAAATAGTGTTCCTTTACATTTTCCCATGATAAAAAAAATTGGACTTTAAATATGTATCTTCTCTTTAATTAGCAAAATTAAGACAGCCATTTCTGATCAAGACCTGATGGCTGACAACACCAGCAGGTTCACTTGCAAGGGGAAGCCGATATACCACTTCATGGGCACCAGCACCTTTTCTGAATACACCGTTGCAGCTGACATCTCTGTTGCTAAGATTGATGATGCGGCCCCCCTGGATAAAGTCTGTCTCATTGGCTGTGGATTCTCCACTGGCTATGGTGCTGCTATCAACACAGCCAAGGTAAAATATTGACATAGAACAGGGTCCAGATTAACtgcttgatacatactgtagtctATGTTCAAACAACTGAGCTTGGCCTGTGCAGTATATATTTAGATAAAGAAAGACTAAATCACAGGCATCCAGTGTAAAACTCTAATAAACGTTGCATAGCTATTTCTTCCTTTCCATCTATGGCTCTCATTCCTTTCATCTCTCACAAGGCATCAAAGCTCTCTCAGGATACCAGCTTCTTTGACTAAATATAATAAAGGGTTTAGTATGTCCATGTAAACATCCAAGAGCTTCCCTGAGCATAGGCTTCTTCACCCTTTTCTTTAGGGATTACTCAGCCATGTATTAGGCAGGGTCAGCACTGTGTATGTCTGCTGTCCATGACCACTTTCCCCCTTATAAGTACCCTTAAAATTGGACGTACTGCAGGTAAAAGGTGTCAAAAATGATTTTGTTTGATGTCAGCCCCTATCGTAAAAGATCTTCATAATGGAGCCTTTGAGTGGAGACACCTTCAGGAGCTTTTCTAGTATAGGCAGTTGGCTCTACACCAGCTCTACCTTAAAATCCGATAGCCATACATATCTTCCTTATTGACTGACTGTACGTGGTACTATTGGCATTGGTACAGTATTTTGCTCTCTCTTACCACCAGGTTGAACCTGGCTCTACCTGTGCCGTCTTTGGATTAGGAGGAGTTGGACTATCGGCTGTCATGGGATGCAAGGCAGCAGGAGCAACTCGGATCATTGGCATTGATATCAACAAAGACAAATTCAAGAAAGCTATGGAGTTAGGAGCCACTGACTGCATCAGCCCTACAGACCACAAGAAGCCTATTCAGCAGGTCATAGCTGAAATGACTGATGGTGGTGTGGATTTCTCCATTGAGTGCATTGGAATTATTGAGGTCATGGTAGGTAGTTTTACTAAATATGATTACAATtcattttattactggttaaACAGCATTCCATCAATCAGTCTCAATTTGTTTATGGATATGATACAGGTGTAGGGAGAGGGGACGGGGGCAGAACATATttctgctccagggaccccctgcttctcgagatacctctgtaggtgctgccgTTTAGTGCCTGGTTCTTAAATCTCCCATGGCATGCGGGCTAAAAGGAAGCTGCAACAGATGACAtgtctgcttcctattggcccgtgtgctgtgggagatttaaaccttcATTATGTTTTCCCAGCAGAGGATTATAGCCAGGGcaccttcagaggtaagtatctcaagaGCCAgtgggtcctctgagctgaaattaacatgttCAGCTCTGTGGACATGCTGCTTCCCAtgcacatgcaaaaaaaaaaaaaaaaaaaaaagaaacaagtaGGCAGAACTACatctttaatatactgtattcacCATCCATcaggtaatatgtttttttttttttttttttttaaactgtgctACAAGGTAAAAATAATTACTCCATATTTCTACCAATCTAGCAACCATTGACCATGCCTTTAAACATTGtagtttttaataaattgtaataATAAATAGCCTGCCGTATCATATTTATGATATAACACCATTAGATCAATTAatgcatcaatatactgtatagtggaGATATTTGTTtaattatatttacagtattttacatttaataaagtacaTTAACCACTGTATCTCCATTGTCAAATTCAAGTTCAATTATTCTTTTTGTTAAATCCTTTTAAAAAGATTGGAAAATAatcaaatacatttaaatacaaagctatatatatacagtggtcgacaaatcacccaaaatcatctactcgccaaacaaaaaaaatctactcgccacctagccccaccctagacacagagagagtgtgcgtgtgagacacagagagtgtgtgtgtgtgtgtgtgtgtgtgtgtgcgagagacacagagaatatgtgtgtgagacacagagagtgtgtgagacagggagacacggagagtgacggagggtgacagggtgagacagagggtgacggggtgagacagaggtgacagggagtgacagggtgagacagagggtgacagggtgagagggagacagggtgggtgacactctcttacttacacacacacactctcccacttacacacacactcccccacttacacacacacacacacaaacacagacacagacacccccttccctctgcgagagcgagtgtccgccctctcaaattcctctctctccctgttgtcagcggtgccgacaggagatgaaatataGAAGTGACCGCATGCACGGCTGCTCTTAAGGCTGAAGCCGGCTCACTGGAGTGGTatgctgcatctctctctctcccccccctcttacctgccATGACAGTGAGGGAATCCAGCCTGGAGAGCTCCCTCAGTCCGCCTCGCCCACAATACACACGGAGGCAGCAGCAACTTCCTCCAGCCACACAGCGCTGCTCCGCAGACACATCCAGCCAAAGCCACAATCTCcaggcctctctcccctctggtcCCGGCAGTTGCTAGGAGATCCTTAGTGCGGGAGTGCGTGGCTGTATGCGCCTGCGTTGGTGAGTGGCGTGGCGTCACTGCAGTGCCTCCAAGGGATGTCTGCGGCTGGGCTATTCTTCCGGCGTCCCGCGTTGCTAGGTGACCCGCTTGATCGCGTCCCGACATTCTGAAATGAGCCGCAGCACAGCAGCGGCATTCGACGGGGTTAAATGCACTCGCCAGGGGGTTAAatgcactcgccccgggcgttCGGGGAGGtgcatttgtcgaacactatatatatatgccaaaaggagagctactgagcatggccaaatgtctacaacaaaagaaagaaatgctcaatgctacatacaatatgacaaaaatacacagtcatAATGCAGGGTGTCTGAACGTGCACTCCCTGAACTGCTGCTGTTTGGT
Coding sequences within:
- the LOC142499727 gene encoding all-trans-retinol dehydrogenase [NAD(+)] ADH4-like — encoded protein: MSTVGKVIKCKAAVAWEAGKPFSIEEVEVAPPRDHEVRIKIVATGVCRTDAHAVSTHFTEGLFPVILGHEGAGIVESVGPGVTKVKPGDKVIPLYIPQCGECKFCLSPKTNLCQKISKIKTAISDQDLMADNTSRFTCKGKPIYHFMGTSTFSEYTVAADISVAKIDDAAPLDKVCLIGCGFSTGYGAAINTAKVEPGSTCAVFGLGGVGLSAVMGCKAAGATRIIGIDINKDKFKKAMELGATDCISPTDHKKPIQQVIAEMTDGGVDFSIECIGIIEVMKAALECTTVGWGTCAIVGVALGDQGVPVAPFQLIMGRTLKATFFGGWKSVDNVPKLVSDYMAKKFNLDALVTFTLPFDKINEAFDLMRDGKSIRTVLVF